The genomic DNA CGGAGGTCAGCGTCCGCAGCACGCGCGACAACAGGTTGTCGGTGGCCTGCGCCTGGGACGGGGCCGCCGACGCGGCATCCCGGCCGGCGCCGAGTTGCTGCGAGACGTGCCGGGCCGCACGGATCACGAACGGTGCGGTCCGCTGCAGGCGGTGCAACGGCACCGCACCGGTCAGGGACAGGCCCGCCACCTCGCCGTCGGCCGAGCGAAGCGGGGCCGCCACGCTGGTCAGTCCGATCGCCAGCTCCTCGTTGTCGTACGCCAGTCCGTGCCGCGAGCGGATCCGGGCCAGTTCCCGGTGCAGGGTTTCCAGATCGCCGATGGTGGACCGGGTGGACCGGGTCAGCCGCGGCCCCAGGACGGCGTCCACCTCCTCGGCGGGAAGCTGGGCCAGCATGGTCTTTCCCAGGGCGCTGGCGTGCGCGGGCGTGTGCCCGGCGACGCGGGTGGGCACCACAGCACTGTTGCGACCGGCCACCTTGTCGAGGTAGACGACGTCGCCGCCGAAGAGCACCCCGAGGTGCACCACCAGTCCAGTGTCGGCATGCAGGCGGGACAGGGTCGGTGAGGCCGCGCTGCGCAACTGCGAGTGGTCGACCATCCCGGTCACCGGCAGCGGGGAGGCGGCCAGCGCATAGCCGTCGGGCCGGTGCTGTAGGAGCCCCGCGCTGTGCAACTGTTTGAGAATCCGGTGCACGGAGGAGCGGGGCAACCCCGTGCGGCCGGCGATCTGATCCAGCCGCAGGTGCCTGCCGGGTTCATCGAAGGAGTTGAGGATCAGCGCGACACGATCCACCATGGACACGGCCGTGTCACCCTGTTCGGGGCGTGGTCGTGATGTTGCGTTGCTGGTGGATGCCGGCACTGCGCCCCCTGGGAGACGTCGAACACTGAGGCCCCCACAATCTCACTCAGCGAGATCCTGAC from Mycobacterium sp. DL440 includes the following:
- a CDS encoding IclR family transcriptional regulator, with translation MVDRVALILNSFDEPGRHLRLDQIAGRTGLPRSSVHRILKQLHSAGLLQHRPDGYALAASPLPVTGMVDHSQLRSAASPTLSRLHADTGLVVHLGVLFGGDVVYLDKVAGRNSAVVPTRVAGHTPAHASALGKTMLAQLPAEEVDAVLGPRLTRSTRSTIGDLETLHRELARIRSRHGLAYDNEELAIGLTSVAAPLRSADGEVAGLSLTGAVPLHRLQRTAPFVIRAARHVSQQLGAGRDAASAAPSQAQATDNLLSRVLRTLTSDAWV